One part of the Sulfuriferula thiophila genome encodes these proteins:
- the nrdR gene encoding transcriptional regulator NrdR, with the protein MKCPFCGSFDTHVADSRVSEAGDSVRRRRRCGACDKRFTTYETVELRLPQVVKTNGSREEFSPAKLREGFRRALHKRPVPTEYVDQEIELIVKHVLSLGEREIPARQIGEMVMQALKRLDKIAYIRFASVYKSFQDVDDFRDVLKDLDK; encoded by the coding sequence TCTGCGGTTCTTTCGACACACACGTTGCGGATTCGCGGGTGTCGGAAGCCGGCGACTCGGTACGACGCCGGCGGCGTTGCGGTGCCTGTGATAAACGTTTCACCACCTACGAAACAGTGGAGTTACGCTTGCCACAAGTCGTTAAAACCAACGGTAGCCGCGAGGAGTTCTCGCCCGCCAAGCTGCGCGAAGGGTTTCGCCGCGCGCTGCATAAGCGGCCAGTCCCTACCGAATATGTCGACCAGGAAATTGAATTGATCGTTAAACACGTGCTGTCACTGGGCGAACGTGAAATACCGGCACGCCAGATCGGAGAAATGGTCATGCAGGCGCTGAAACGACTCGATAAGATTGCCTACATCCGTTTTGCCTCCGTATATAAGAGCTTTCAGGATGTCGATGATTTCCGCGACGTATTAAAAGATCTGGACAAGTAG
- the ribD gene encoding bifunctional diaminohydroxyphosphoribosylaminopyrimidine deaminase/5-amino-6-(5-phosphoribosylamino)uracil reductase RibD, with product MWTADDYSYMAQALRLAERGLYTTSPNPRVGCVIVKDHVIVGEGWHQRAGEPHAEVLALRQAGTSARGATAYVTLEPCSHFGRTPPCADALVAAGVARVVAAMQDPNPQVAGSGLARLAAAGITTSSGLLAAQAQQLNIGFIQRMTRARPWLRIKTASSLDGKTALANGDSKWITAAAARLDVHRLRARSCAILTGIGTVLADNPQLNVRDIETTRQPLRIIVDSHLRTPTDARILQDKGAIIAYTQADASAREGLIQAGAELIQVDDLQGKVDLSALMAILAQRGINEIMTEAGAHLNAGLIMAGLVDEWVMYLAPTLLGDTARGLFTLPEPAGMSSRRELSIHDVRQIGLDLRITAHFEHTTQQSIH from the coding sequence ATGTGGACAGCCGATGATTACTCCTACATGGCGCAGGCGTTACGCCTGGCTGAACGCGGTTTGTATACCACTTCTCCCAATCCGCGGGTAGGTTGCGTCATCGTCAAGGATCATGTCATCGTTGGTGAAGGCTGGCATCAGCGGGCAGGTGAGCCTCATGCCGAAGTGCTGGCATTACGTCAGGCCGGCACATCCGCCCGTGGCGCTACGGCTTATGTCACATTGGAGCCATGCAGCCACTTTGGCCGCACCCCGCCGTGCGCCGATGCGCTGGTAGCTGCAGGCGTTGCCCGGGTGGTTGCCGCCATGCAGGACCCCAATCCGCAAGTTGCGGGCAGCGGACTGGCCCGCCTTGCTGCAGCAGGCATAACCACCAGCAGCGGCTTACTGGCAGCACAAGCGCAACAACTTAATATCGGCTTCATCCAGCGCATGACCCGCGCACGCCCCTGGCTGCGCATCAAAACCGCCTCATCACTGGATGGTAAAACCGCGCTCGCCAACGGCGACAGCAAATGGATTACTGCTGCCGCCGCGCGCCTCGATGTGCATCGTCTGCGTGCACGCTCCTGCGCTATTCTGACCGGGATCGGCACTGTATTGGCAGACAACCCGCAGCTCAACGTACGCGACATCGAGACGACGCGCCAACCCCTGCGAATTATCGTCGACTCGCACTTGCGTACGCCGACAGATGCCAGAATACTGCAGGACAAAGGCGCAATAATTGCTTATACTCAAGCCGACGCTTCTGCGCGGGAGGGCCTGATCCAAGCAGGTGCAGAGCTGATACAAGTGGATGATTTACAGGGCAAGGTTGATTTATCGGCACTGATGGCTATATTGGCACAGCGTGGCATTAACGAGATCATGACCGAGGCAGGCGCGCATTTGAATGCTGGCTTGATCATGGCGGGTCTGGTCGACGAGTGGGTGATGTACCTCGCCCCGACTTTACTCGGCGATACGGCGCGCGGCTTATTCACGCTACCCGAACCCGCCGGGATGAGCAGTCGTCGCGAATTAAGCATTCACGATGTACGCCAGATCGGCTTGGATTTACGCATTACGGCACACTTTGAACACACGACACAACAATCAATCCACTAG
- a CDS encoding sodium:calcium antiporter, whose amino-acid sequence MLWLELFGFLIVILVAAEVFVNALEHLGEKLKISEGVTGSLFAAVGTALPETMVPLLAIFAGTTDAAVNQEIGVGAILGAPLMLSTLSLSLLSFAVLKKRGVQGHYNPERTGLTRDMNFFLVAFGLACTAMFIPHDNTTMRAVFSFGMVFIYFIYVLMTIRASANLVNDGHATEAEGAMFLNKVGIPTNMATIILQLVLGLGLLVAGAEGFIHGIQQAAPILGISALLLSLMIVPIATELPEKVNSILWIRRHKDTLAFGNITGAMVFQGTLLPAIGISLTPWTPQPAVFMGIVVTLIAAAWLRLMLARGQLRVWHLWVNGALYVAYLAAMLL is encoded by the coding sequence ATGCTTTGGTTAGAATTATTCGGCTTTTTAATTGTTATTCTGGTCGCAGCGGAAGTATTCGTTAACGCGCTGGAACATCTGGGCGAAAAGCTCAAAATTTCAGAAGGCGTAACAGGCTCATTATTCGCGGCTGTTGGCACTGCGCTACCGGAAACCATGGTGCCGTTACTGGCGATTTTTGCCGGTACTACGGATGCCGCTGTTAACCAGGAAATCGGCGTCGGTGCGATCCTGGGAGCCCCATTGATGTTGTCCACGCTGTCACTGTCACTACTGAGCTTTGCTGTGCTGAAAAAACGCGGTGTACAAGGCCATTACAACCCCGAGCGCACCGGCCTGACCCGTGACATGAATTTCTTTCTGGTTGCCTTCGGCCTGGCCTGCACTGCCATGTTCATACCGCACGACAATACCACCATGCGTGCCGTTTTTTCTTTTGGCATGGTGTTCATTTACTTCATCTATGTGCTGATGACCATACGCGCCTCTGCCAACCTAGTGAATGATGGCCACGCCACCGAGGCTGAAGGCGCGATGTTCCTGAATAAAGTAGGCATCCCTACCAACATGGCCACCATAATTCTGCAGCTTGTGTTAGGTCTAGGGTTATTGGTGGCCGGCGCAGAGGGTTTCATCCATGGCATCCAGCAGGCAGCGCCGATACTCGGCATTTCCGCACTGCTGTTATCACTGATGATCGTCCCGATCGCCACCGAACTACCGGAAAAAGTGAACAGCATACTGTGGATACGCCGCCATAAGGACACGCTGGCATTTGGCAACATCACTGGCGCCATGGTATTTCAGGGCACGCTGCTGCCAGCAATCGGTATCAGCCTGACCCCGTGGACACCGCAGCCAGCGGTGTTCATGGGGATCGTCGTCACGCTCATTGCCGCTGCCTGGTTACGCCTGATGCTCGCACGTGGGCAATTACGTGTGTGGCATTTATGGGTAAATGGCGCGTTATATGTCGCATATCTGGCAGCCATGCTGTTATAA
- a CDS encoding sigma-54-dependent transcriptional regulator has translation MLKRQASEMIPTVLIVDDEADILELLEITLLRMGLDVVKATCVADAIASLKQSEFNLCLTDMRLPDGDGLEIVRYIQAERPTIPVAVITAHGNTDNAVTALKAGAFDYINKPVTLEQLRALVKSALKLPERVNSGGRNLVGDSAAMQQARELIAKLSRTQAPVYITGESGSGKELAARLIHQQSNRAAMAFVPVNCGAIPENLMESEFFGYKKGAFTGADNERDGFFQAANGGMLFLDEVADLPLAMQVKLLRVIQEKKVRRLGSNVEEPVDVRIISATHQHLARCVEEGRFRQDLFYRLNVITLKMPALREMREDIPLIAQTLLARLASEAGMGSPSLTKAAATALSQYDFPGNVRELENILERALALASSVQIDVDDLHLTPAVEENAGEIAQPGMQWPLQDYLDRLEREAIQAALEKTRYNKTAAAKLLGVTFRALRYRLERLGMD, from the coding sequence ATGTTGAAGCGTCAGGCTAGCGAAATGATCCCAACCGTACTTATTGTTGATGACGAAGCGGATATTCTGGAATTGCTGGAGATCACGCTGTTGCGTATGGGACTGGATGTGGTGAAGGCGACGTGTGTGGCCGACGCCATAGCGAGCTTGAAACAGAGCGAATTTAATCTGTGCCTGACCGATATGCGTTTGCCGGACGGCGATGGGCTGGAAATAGTACGTTACATACAGGCAGAGCGACCGACTATCCCTGTTGCGGTAATTACGGCTCATGGCAATACCGATAATGCAGTGACCGCGCTCAAGGCGGGAGCGTTTGATTATATTAATAAACCGGTGACTCTGGAGCAATTGCGGGCTTTGGTTAAGTCTGCATTGAAATTACCTGAGCGGGTAAATTCCGGCGGGCGTAATTTGGTGGGTGATTCGGCCGCAATGCAGCAGGCACGCGAATTGATTGCCAAACTTTCCCGTACCCAGGCACCGGTCTATATCACTGGTGAATCGGGTAGCGGCAAAGAGCTGGCGGCACGGCTGATACATCAGCAGAGTAATCGTGCGGCGATGGCTTTTGTGCCGGTTAACTGTGGCGCTATTCCCGAGAACCTGATGGAATCGGAATTTTTTGGTTATAAAAAAGGCGCTTTTACCGGCGCAGATAATGAGCGTGATGGTTTTTTTCAGGCTGCGAATGGTGGCATGCTGTTTCTGGATGAAGTGGCTGACCTGCCGTTGGCCATGCAGGTGAAGCTGTTGCGGGTGATACAGGAAAAGAAAGTGCGCCGTCTGGGCAGTAATGTTGAAGAACCCGTTGATGTGCGCATCATCAGCGCAACCCATCAGCATTTGGCGCGATGTGTCGAGGAAGGGCGTTTTCGCCAGGATCTGTTTTATCGGTTGAATGTCATTACCCTGAAAATGCCTGCATTGCGGGAGATGCGTGAAGATATTCCGTTGATTGCACAAACGTTGCTGGCAAGATTGGCGAGTGAGGCCGGCATGGGTTCCCCTAGTCTGACCAAGGCTGCTGCGACGGCGTTGTCGCAATATGATTTCCCCGGTAATGTGCGTGAGTTGGAGAATATTCTGGAGCGCGCATTAGCCTTGGCAAGCAGCGTACAAATCGACGTGGATGACCTGCACCTGACGCCTGCGGTAGAGGAAAACGCAGGTGAGATTGCCCAGCCGGGCATGCAATGGCCGCTACAGGATTATCTGGACAGGCTGGAGCGGGAGGCGATACAGGCCGCATTGGAGAAAACGCGTTACAACAAAACGGCAGCCGCCAAATTGCTGGGTGTTACTTTTCGTGCGTTGCGTTATCGTTTGGAACGTCTGGGGATGGATTAG
- a CDS encoding sensor histidine kinase, which translates to MAIATDAGVKAAARLASGRAERSWKSLHYLNLYRLVVASLFLLLSLSIPEQQIFGQESPVIFYLYSLIYMGFAAVAVVTISLRQPRFEVQLGVQVIGDIVIVVLMMAASGGVSSGLGLLLIVSLASSGLVAQGRMVMFHAALAASGVLIVQTLGVLDHHHAVSDYGQAGLLGIVFFATAGVAHILAKRNRLSEALAAARAVDLENMAQINQLVIDDMQDGVVVLDGDGKIRQANQQAKRLLSRVGLAYAGAGTKLQRAVPLLSDYLDLWRKNPQAEFPPISLGLHGEQFLPRFIAVTDKRVMGAVLVLEDMTRINEQAQQIKLAALGRLTANIAHEIRNPLAAISHAAEILQEDNDGDRGHQRLLEIIAQNTQRINRLVTDVMSLNRRDRTVTERIVLDVFLSEFIDEFCYAQTLDRAVFRLDLFADAFICFDRGHLHQVMTNLCLNALRHSQQRVGSVKVAIQHDNAMMEIHIMDDGAGVAEKDMARLFEPFFTTESSGTGLGLYISKELCHANAAYLDCVSTGKGGHFRITCQEGGC; encoded by the coding sequence GTGGCAATAGCGACGGATGCGGGGGTAAAGGCTGCAGCGCGACTGGCGAGCGGCCGTGCAGAGCGTAGCTGGAAATCACTGCATTATCTGAATTTGTATCGGCTGGTTGTTGCCAGCCTGTTTCTGCTGCTGAGCCTGTCTATACCCGAACAGCAGATATTCGGACAGGAAAGCCCCGTCATTTTCTATCTGTATAGCCTTATTTATATGGGCTTTGCAGCGGTTGCGGTGGTTACTATCAGCTTGCGCCAACCGCGATTTGAAGTGCAACTCGGTGTGCAGGTGATAGGCGATATTGTCATTGTCGTGCTGATGATGGCAGCCAGCGGCGGGGTAAGCAGTGGCTTGGGCTTGCTGCTGATTGTATCGCTGGCCTCCAGTGGTCTGGTGGCGCAGGGGCGTATGGTGATGTTCCATGCTGCTCTGGCGGCTTCCGGGGTGCTGATCGTGCAGACGCTGGGGGTACTGGATCATCACCATGCTGTCAGTGATTATGGCCAGGCCGGGTTGTTGGGAATAGTCTTTTTTGCTACAGCCGGTGTTGCGCATATTCTCGCCAAGCGCAATCGTCTCAGCGAGGCTTTAGCTGCTGCACGCGCCGTAGATCTGGAAAATATGGCGCAGATCAATCAGCTGGTGATTGATGATATGCAGGATGGTGTAGTTGTGCTGGATGGGGATGGCAAAATTCGCCAGGCAAATCAGCAGGCGAAGCGTTTGCTGAGTCGTGTTGGTTTGGCTTATGCCGGTGCCGGCACCAAATTGCAGCGTGCTGTGCCGTTACTCTCTGATTATCTTGATTTGTGGCGCAAGAACCCACAGGCTGAATTTCCACCGATTTCCTTAGGTTTGCACGGTGAGCAATTTTTGCCGCGTTTTATTGCGGTTACCGATAAACGTGTCATGGGGGCGGTGCTGGTGCTGGAAGACATGACGCGTATTAATGAGCAGGCGCAACAAATTAAGTTGGCAGCATTAGGGCGCTTAACAGCCAATATTGCCCATGAAATTCGCAATCCGCTGGCTGCAATCAGCCATGCTGCTGAGATATTGCAGGAAGATAACGACGGAGATCGCGGTCATCAGCGTTTGCTGGAAATTATTGCGCAGAATACGCAACGTATTAACCGTCTGGTAACGGACGTTATGTCCTTGAACCGGCGTGATCGCACCGTGACTGAGCGTATCGTTCTGGATGTTTTTTTATCAGAGTTTATTGATGAGTTCTGTTATGCGCAGACGCTGGATCGGGCCGTGTTTCGTCTGGATTTATTCGCGGATGCCTTTATTTGTTTCGACCGCGGGCATTTGCATCAGGTCATGACGAATTTATGCTTGAATGCATTACGGCATAGCCAGCAGCGGGTGGGGAGCGTGAAAGTTGCAATTCAGCATGATAATGCCATGATGGAAATTCATATTATGGATGATGGGGCCGGTGTTGCCGAAAAAGATATGGCGCGATTGTTTGAGCCATTTTTTACCACAGAGTCGAGTGGTACCGGGTTAGGTTTGTATATTTCAAAAGAATTGTGTCATGCCAATGCGGCCTATCTGGATTGTGTGTCTACGGGTAAAGGCGGGCATTTCAGAATTACTTGCCAGGAGGGTGGATGTTGA
- a CDS encoding PP0621 family protein, producing MSKILFFLLIGGGVYLWLRSKRPSSPSSAKPKSAEDMVRCAHCGVHLPRSEAIGSEAAWFCSNAHQSEHRG from the coding sequence ATGTCTAAAATCCTGTTTTTTCTGTTAATTGGCGGCGGCGTTTACTTGTGGTTGCGCTCTAAGCGGCCATCGTCGCCTTCCTCCGCCAAGCCTAAATCCGCTGAAGATATGGTGCGTTGTGCACACTGTGGCGTGCATTTGCCGCGCAGTGAGGCTATTGGCTCCGAGGCGGCATGGTTCTGTAGCAACGCACACCAAAGCGAGCATCGGGGCTGA
- the ispB gene encoding octaprenyl diphosphate synthase has protein sequence MQAIQAFLAADMQRVDEVIRARLHSEVALVSQVSEYIIASGGKRLRPALVLLSAGALDYQGIHHYELAAVVEFIHTATLLHDDVVDESSLRRGRETANALFGNAASVLVGDFLYSRAFQMMVGVGQMRVMDVLSDATNIIAEGEVLQLMNCNDADISEDDYLQVIRYKTAKLFEAAVRLGAILGGADAATEEAMAHYGMHLGTAFQLIDDVLDYSGDHTEIGKNVGDDLAEGKPTLPLLYLLKHGTAEQAKMVRHAIENGGLEVFEPILAAIQVSGALDYTRSQAQREVDLAIAAIAVLPESQYKLSLIALAEFAVSRSY, from the coding sequence ATGCAGGCAATTCAAGCGTTTTTGGCGGCAGATATGCAGCGGGTTGATGAAGTAATCCGTGCGCGGCTTCATTCGGAAGTGGCTTTGGTGAGCCAAGTTTCGGAGTATATCATCGCCAGTGGTGGCAAGCGCTTACGTCCGGCTCTGGTGTTGTTATCTGCGGGTGCACTGGATTACCAGGGCATACATCACTATGAACTGGCTGCCGTTGTGGAGTTTATTCATACCGCTACTTTATTGCATGACGATGTGGTTGATGAATCCAGTCTGCGGCGTGGGCGTGAAACCGCCAATGCGTTGTTTGGCAATGCCGCTAGTGTTCTGGTGGGGGATTTTTTGTATTCCCGTGCATTCCAGATGATGGTCGGGGTGGGACAAATGCGCGTCATGGACGTGTTGTCCGATGCGACCAATATTATTGCTGAGGGTGAGGTGTTGCAGTTGATGAACTGTAATGATGCCGATATCAGCGAAGACGATTATTTGCAGGTAATACGTTATAAGACTGCCAAGCTGTTTGAGGCTGCAGTACGTTTAGGTGCGATACTGGGTGGGGCGGATGCGGCTACCGAGGAGGCTATGGCGCATTACGGCATGCACTTGGGCACAGCCTTTCAATTGATCGATGACGTGCTCGATTATTCGGGTGATCATACCGAGATTGGCAAGAATGTCGGCGATGATCTGGCTGAAGGCAAGCCCACCCTGCCTTTGTTGTATTTGCTCAAGCATGGTACGGCGGAGCAGGCAAAGATGGTGCGTCACGCGATTGAAAATGGCGGTCTGGAAGTGTTCGAGCCTATCCTGGCGGCCATTCAGGTTAGTGGTGCGCTTGATTACACACGTTCGCAGGCGCAGCGTGAAGTTGATTTGGCAATTGCTGCGATTGCTGTTCTACCTGAATCTCAATACAAACTAAGTCTGATTGCCCTGGCGGAATTTGCGGTATCAAGAAGTTACTAG
- the rplU gene encoding 50S ribosomal protein L21 — MYAVIKTGGKQYRVIAGEKIKVEQITADVGSEIVLDQVFMVADGDDIKVGAPLVNGAKVTATVLSHGRHDKVKIFKMRRRKHYQKHQGHRQNYTEIQISGISA; from the coding sequence ATGTATGCGGTCATAAAAACCGGCGGCAAGCAGTATCGCGTTATCGCTGGCGAAAAAATTAAAGTAGAACAGATCACCGCGGACGTTGGCAGCGAAATTGTGTTGGACCAAGTGTTTATGGTTGCCGATGGCGACGATATCAAGGTCGGCGCACCGCTTGTTAACGGCGCAAAGGTCACAGCCACCGTCCTGTCTCACGGTCGTCACGACAAAGTTAAGATCTTTAAAATGCGTCGTCGCAAGCACTACCAAAAGCATCAAGGGCATCGTCAAAATTACACTGAAATCCAGATCAGCGGCATTTCAGCTTAA
- the rpmA gene encoding 50S ribosomal protein L27, giving the protein MAHKKAGGSSRNGRDSHSKRLGVKRYGGQEVLAGNIIVRQRGTQFHAGDNVGMGKDHTLFATVHGTVQFVIKGAQKRKMINIIPAA; this is encoded by the coding sequence ATGGCACACAAAAAAGCAGGCGGTAGTTCACGTAACGGCCGCGACTCGCATTCGAAACGACTTGGTGTTAAACGCTACGGCGGCCAGGAAGTTTTGGCAGGTAACATTATTGTTCGTCAACGCGGCACCCAATTCCACGCTGGCGATAACGTCGGCATGGGCAAAGATCACACCTTGTTCGCAACCGTACACGGTACCGTTCAATTCGTGATCAAAGGCGCACAAAAACGCAAAATGATTAACATCATCCCTGCGGCTTAA
- the cgtA gene encoding Obg family GTPase CgtA: MKFIDEAKIAVFAGKGGNGSASFRREKFVPRGGPDGGDGGRGGSVIVVADRNINTLIDFRYTRAYRARPGEGGRGADCNGKGADDIVLRMPVGTVITDLLSDEILADLAVDGQRVVIAKGGKGGLGNLHFKSSTNRAPRQTTQGEEGEERELKLELKVLADVGLLGMPNAGKSTFIRAVSAARPKVADYPFTTLAPNLGVVRVDIDKSFVIADIPGIIEGAADGAGLGHRFLRHLARTRLLLHIVDIAPFDENSDPVHEAHAIVEELRKYDETLYDKPRWLVLNKIDRLDEATRADTIAKFISDYGWTGPVYTISALTGTGCKELTFAIMAHVDATRALEHQAEDAAGTTTAVDTTPASIPEYRPETE; the protein is encoded by the coding sequence ATGAAATTCATTGACGAAGCAAAAATCGCAGTATTCGCTGGTAAAGGCGGCAACGGCTCTGCTTCGTTCCGTCGTGAAAAATTCGTACCACGCGGCGGTCCCGATGGTGGTGATGGTGGGCGTGGCGGTAGCGTCATTGTTGTCGCCGACCGCAATATCAACACCCTGATCGATTTTCGCTATACCCGCGCCTACCGGGCGCGCCCTGGCGAAGGCGGTCGTGGTGCAGACTGCAACGGCAAAGGTGCGGACGATATCGTCCTGCGCATGCCGGTGGGCACAGTCATTACCGATTTGCTCTCCGATGAAATTCTTGCGGATCTGGCCGTTGACGGCCAACGCGTGGTCATCGCCAAAGGCGGTAAGGGCGGCCTCGGCAACCTGCATTTCAAATCCAGCACCAACCGCGCCCCACGCCAGACCACCCAAGGTGAAGAAGGCGAAGAACGCGAACTGAAGCTGGAACTCAAAGTCCTGGCTGACGTCGGCTTGCTCGGCATGCCCAATGCCGGCAAATCGACCTTTATTCGCGCAGTTTCTGCCGCGCGTCCCAAAGTGGCCGATTACCCGTTTACCACGCTGGCACCTAATCTTGGCGTAGTCCGCGTCGATATCGACAAGAGCTTCGTCATTGCCGACATACCCGGCATTATTGAAGGCGCAGCGGACGGCGCTGGTTTGGGCCACCGCTTCCTGCGCCATCTGGCACGTACGCGGTTGCTGCTGCACATTGTCGACATCGCCCCGTTTGACGAAAACAGCGACCCGGTACATGAAGCGCATGCTATCGTTGAAGAATTGCGCAAATACGACGAAACGCTGTATGACAAACCGCGCTGGCTGGTACTCAACAAAATCGACCGCCTGGATGAAGCCACTCGCGCCGACACCATTGCCAAATTTATCAGCGACTATGGCTGGACGGGTCCGGTATATACCATTTCAGCGCTCACCGGCACAGGCTGTAAAGAACTGACTTTTGCCATCATGGCGCACGTTGATGCCACACGCGCACTGGAACATCAAGCCGAGGATGCTGCTGGCACTACAACCGCCGTAGACACCACACCTGCCTCCATACCAGAATACCGACCAGAAACAGAATAA
- the proB gene encoding glutamate 5-kinase, with the protein MKPALLSAQRIVIKVGSAIVTNDGRGLDHTALANWSSQIAQLMALGKEVILVSSGAVAEGMQRLGWTQRPSSIHELQAAAAVGQMGLVQAYETSFRQHQIHTAQVLLTHEDLADRTRYLNALSTLRTLLKLKVVPIINENDTVVTDEIRFGDNDTLGALVANLIEADALVILTDQAGLYTADPRQHPEATLVSQAQAGDLTLEKMAGGAGSGISRGGMLTKILAAKRAARSGAHTIIASGREANVLVRLAQGEAIGTQLIAANTPLSARKTWLADHLQVRGKLIVDAGAAKALSIDGKSLLPIGVIAVEGDFARGEVVACVTADGALIARGLVNYAANEARRITGLPTGQIEAALGYIDEAELIHRDNLVALSS; encoded by the coding sequence ATGAAACCGGCCCTGCTCTCAGCGCAACGCATCGTCATCAAAGTAGGCAGCGCGATTGTCACCAATGACGGTCGTGGCCTTGATCATACTGCACTGGCAAACTGGTCATCCCAGATAGCCCAGCTGATGGCACTGGGCAAGGAAGTCATTCTGGTCTCCAGCGGTGCTGTAGCCGAAGGCATGCAACGACTGGGCTGGACGCAACGCCCAAGCAGTATCCATGAGCTGCAAGCCGCCGCCGCAGTTGGCCAGATGGGTCTGGTACAGGCCTATGAAACCAGCTTCCGCCAGCATCAAATCCATACCGCACAAGTCCTGCTCACCCACGAAGATCTGGCTGACCGCACCCGTTACCTGAATGCGTTATCAACACTGCGCACATTATTGAAGCTGAAAGTCGTACCCATCATCAACGAGAACGACACCGTGGTGACTGACGAGATCCGTTTTGGTGATAACGACACGCTGGGTGCGCTGGTCGCCAACCTGATTGAAGCAGATGCGCTGGTCATACTCACTGATCAGGCCGGTTTATATACTGCTGACCCACGCCAGCATCCAGAAGCAACACTGGTAAGCCAGGCGCAAGCGGGCGATCTCACACTGGAAAAAATGGCAGGTGGAGCGGGTAGCGGCATCAGTCGTGGCGGCATGCTCACCAAGATACTCGCTGCCAAGCGCGCTGCACGCAGCGGTGCACACACCATTATCGCCTCAGGACGCGAAGCCAATGTGCTGGTGCGACTGGCCCAAGGCGAAGCCATAGGCACGCAGCTCATCGCCGCCAACACACCATTATCCGCACGCAAAACCTGGCTGGCAGACCATCTGCAAGTGCGCGGCAAGCTGATCGTTGATGCGGGTGCCGCTAAAGCGCTCAGCATTGACGGCAAAAGCCTGTTACCAATAGGGGTGATTGCAGTTGAGGGGGATTTTGCCCGGGGTGAGGTTGTCGCCTGCGTCACCGCTGATGGCGCACTCATTGCCCGCGGCCTGGTGAATTATGCCGCCAATGAAGCACGGCGTATCACAGGTTTGCCTACTGGTCAGATTGAAGCTGCATTGGGTTATATTGATGAAGCGGAATTAATCCATCGGGATAATCTGGTGGCTTTATCTTCCTGA
- a CDS encoding lytic transglycosylase domain-containing protein — MALCAVATSAHAGHQLYEPMAASVRAALSKAVSDAPVTNVSYMNNAEGQAWLSEMSRRLAKRMPDPEQRIDFLNTVHYEATRAGLDPELVLGLIEVESGFKKYAVSSVAARGYMQVMPFWTKTIGTPDQDLFHLRTNLRYGCNILRLYLDIEKGDLYRALGRYNGSLGKPEYPTMVVGAWKRHWSYTPGVQTVQQTGSVKIAGN, encoded by the coding sequence ATGGCGTTATGCGCTGTGGCCACCAGCGCGCATGCAGGCCATCAGCTCTATGAGCCGATGGCGGCGAGTGTGCGCGCGGCGTTGAGCAAAGCGGTTTCAGATGCGCCGGTGACGAATGTCAGCTACATGAACAATGCAGAAGGTCAGGCATGGTTGTCAGAGATGTCCAGACGTCTTGCCAAACGCATGCCCGACCCGGAGCAGCGTATTGATTTTCTCAATACAGTGCATTATGAGGCGACACGTGCTGGTCTTGATCCGGAATTGGTGTTGGGTCTGATTGAGGTCGAGTCGGGTTTCAAGAAGTATGCGGTTTCCAGTGTGGCTGCGCGCGGCTATATGCAGGTAATGCCGTTCTGGACCAAGACTATTGGTACACCGGATCAGGATTTATTCCACCTGCGTACTAATCTGCGTTATGGCTGCAATATTCTGCGCTTGTATCTGGATATAGAAAAGGGCGATCTGTATCGTGCATTAGGCCGTTATAACGGCAGCCTGGGCAAGCCGGAATACCCTACCATGGTAGTGGGGGCGTGGAAACGCCACTGGTCATATACTCCGGGTGTGCAGACAGTACAACAAACGGGCAGTGTGAAAATTGCAGGGAACTGA